Proteins encoded within one genomic window of Cucumis sativus cultivar 9930 chromosome 3, Cucumber_9930_V3, whole genome shotgun sequence:
- the LOC101207214 gene encoding photosystem I reaction center subunit II, chloroplastic, which yields MAMATQATLFTPSLSTPKSTGISIPWKQSSTLSFLTSKPHLKAASSSRSFKVSAEAETSVEAPAGFSPPELDPSTPSPIFAGSTGGLLRKAQVEEFYVITWESPKEQIFEMPTGGAAIMREGPNLLKLARKEQCLALGTRLRSKYKIKYQFYRVFPNGEVQYLHPKDGVYPEKVNPGREGVGQNFRSIGKNVSPIEVKFTGKQVYDL from the coding sequence ATGGCCATGGCCACTCAAGCCACCCTCTTCACCCCATCTCTCTCCACTCCCAAATCCACCGGCATTTCCATTCCATGGAAGCAATCCTCAACTCTCTCCTTCCTCACCTCCAAGCCCCACCTCAAGGCCGCCTCCTCTTCCCGCTCTTTCAAGGTCTCCGCCGAAGCCGAGACTTCTGTCGAGGCTCCGGCCGGATTCTCCCCACCCGAGCTCGACCCCAGCACCCCGTCCCCGATCTTCGCGGGCAGCACCGGAGGACTCCTCCGGAAGGCTCAAGTGGAGGAATTCTATGTCATAACATGGGAATCCCCTAAAGAGCAAATCTTTGAGATGCCGACCGGTGGCGCGGCGATCATGCGAGAAGGGCCGAATCTGCTGAAATTGGCAAGGAAAGAGCAGTGTTTGGCTTTGGGGACAAGGTTGAGATCAAAGTATAAGATTAAGTATCAATTTTATAGGGTTTTTCCTAATGGGGAAGTTCAGTATTTGCATCCTAAAGATGGGGTTTATCCAGAGAAGGTGAATCCAGGAAGGGAAGGAGTTGGTCAGAACTTCAGGTCTATCGGGAAGAATGTTAGCCCTATTGAGGTTAAGTTCACTGGAAAACAAGTGTATGATTtgtaa
- the LOC101222054 gene encoding beta-galactosidase 7: protein MWPMLMKKAKNGGLNAIETYVFWNAHEPQRGQYDFSGNNDLVQFIKAVQKERLYAILRIGPYVCAEWNYGGFPVWLHNLPGIKFRTNNQVYKDEMAKFTTLIVNKMRENKLFASQGGPIIVAQIENEFGNVEGSYGQEGKEYVKWCAELAQSYNLSEPWIMCQQGDAPQPIINTCNGFYCDQFKPNNKNSPKMWTESWAGWFKGWGERDPYRTAEDLAFAVARFFQYGGSLHNYYMYHGGTNFGRSAGGPYITTSYDYNAPLDEYGNMNQPKWGHLKQLHELIRSMEKVLTYGDVKHIDTGHSTTATSYTYKGKSSCFFGNPENSDREITFQERKYTVPGWSVTVLPDCKTEVYNTAKVNTQTTIREMVPSLVGKHKKPLKWQWRNEKIEHLTHEGDISGSAITANSLIDQKMVTNDSSDYLWYLTGFHLNGNDPLFGKRVTLRVKTRGHILHAFVNNKHIGTQFGPYGKYSFTLEKKVRNLRHGFNQIALLSATVGLPNYGAYYENVEVGIYGPVELIADGKTIRDLSTNEWIYKVGLDGEKYEFFDPDHKFRKPWLSNNLPLNQNFTWYKTSFSTPKGREGVVVDLMGMGKGQAWVNGKSIGRYWPSYLATENGCSSSCDYRGAYYGSKCATNCGKPTQRWYHIPRSYMNDGKENTLILFEEFGGMPLNIEIKTTRVKKVCAKVDLGSKLELTCHDRTVKRIIFVGFGNPKGNCNNFHKGSCHSSEAFSVIEKECLWKRKCSIEVTKDKLGLTGCKNPKDNWLAVQVSC from the exons atgTGGCCAATGTTGatgaagaaagcaaaaaatGGTGGCCTTAATGCAATTGAAACCTACGTATTTTGGAATGCCCATGAACCCCAACGTGGCCAA tATGATTTTTCAGGAAATAATGATCTAGTACAGTTTATTAAAGCAGTACAAAAAGAAAGGCTTTATGCTATTCTAAGAATCGGACCTTATGTTTGTGCCGAGTGGAATTACgg AGGGTTTCCTGTTTGGTTGCATAATCTTCCAGGCATTAAGTTCAGGACCAATAATCAAGTTTATAAG GATGAAATGGCAAAGTTCACTACATTAATAGTAAACAAAATGAGGGAGAATAAGCTATTTGCATCACAAGGAGGACCCATCATTGTTGCCCAg attgaaaACGAGTTTGGAAATGTGGAAGGATCGTACGGACAAGAGGGAAAAGAATATGTGAAATGGTGTGCTGAGTTAGCACAATCTTACAACCTCAGTGAACCTTGGATTATGTGTCAACAAGGAGATGCTCCTCAGCCCATT ATTAATACATGCAATGGCTTTTACTGTGACCAATTCAAacccaacaacaaaaatagtCCTAAAATGTGGACTGAGAGTTGGGCTGGCTG GTTCAAGGGTTGGGGAGAAAGAGATCCATATAGAACGGCGGAAGATCTTGCCTTTGCTGTTGCACGTTTTTTCCAATATGGTGGTTCCTTGCACAATTACTATATG taTCATGGTGGAACGAACTTTGGTAGGAGTGCAGGAGGTCCTTACATTACTACATCTTACGATTACAATGCACCGCTGGATGAATATG gGAATATGAACCAGCCAAAATGGGGACATTTGAAGCAACTTCATGAACTTATCAGGTCTATGGAGAAAGTTTTGACATATGGTGATGTCAAGCACATTGACACTGGTCATTCGACAACG GCAACATCTTATACCTACAAAGGAAAATCAAGTTGCTTCTTTGGAAATCCTGAAAATAGTGATAGAGAAATTACCtttcaagaaagaaagtaCACTGTTCCTGGTTGGTCTGTCACTGTTCTTCCTGACTGCAAAACCGAAGTTTACAACACTGCTAAG GTAAACACTCAAACAACAATAAGAGAAATGGTTCCGAGCTTAGTAGGAAAACACAAAAAACCATTGAAATGGCAATggagaaatgagaaaattgaGCATCTTACACATGAAGGCGATATATCAGGAAGTGCTATCACTGCCAATAGCCTTATTGATCAAAAGATGGTCACAAATGATAGCAGTGATTATTTGTGGTACCTCACCGG ATTCCATCTAAATGGAAACGATCCACTCTTCGGCAAACGTGTAACATTACGTGTTAAGACTCGTGGCCATATACTTCATGCCTTCGTCAACAATAAACATATTG ggACACAGTTCGGTCCATATGGTAAATATAGTTTCACATTAGAGAAGAAAGTAAGGAATCTACGGCATGGATTCAATCAAATTGCCCTATTAAGTGCCACCGTTGGATTACCT AATTATGGAGCATACTATGAAAATGTTGAGGTGGGAATTTATGGGCCTGTTGAATTGATTGCTGATGGAAAAACCATAAGGGATTTATCAACTAATGAATGGATTTACAAAGTTGGTTTGGATGGTGaaaaatatgagttttttgATCCTGACCATAAATTTAGAAAGCCATGGCTATCTAACAATCTCccattaaatcaaaatttcacttGGTATAag actaGTTTTTCAACTCCTAAAGGACGTGAAGGAGTGGTAGTGGATTTAATGGGTATGGGAAAAGGTCAAGCTTGGGTTAATGGAAAAAGTATTGGAAGATATTGGCCAAGTTATCTTGCTACTGAAAATGGTTGTTCTTCAAGTTGTGACTACCGTGGGGCTTATTATGGTAGTAAGTGTGCTACTAACTGTGGAAAGCCGACTCAAAGATG gTATCATATTCCGAGGTCGTATATGAACGACggaaaagaaaacactttGATTTTGTTCGAGGAATTTGGTGGGATGCCATtgaatatagaaattaaaacaacGAGGGTGAAGAAAGTTTGTGCAAAGGTTGACTTGGGAAGCAAACTGGAGTTAACATGCCATGATAGGACTgtcaaaagaattatttttgtGGGATTTGGGAACCCTAAGGGCAATTGTAACAACTTCCATAAGGGTAGCTGTCATTCGTCAGAAGCCTTCTCAGTTATTGAAaag GAATGTCTTTGGAAAAGGAAATGTTCAATTGAGGTTACAAAAGATAAACTTGGACTTACTGGTTGCAAGAATCCCAAAGATAATTGGCTTGCTGTTCAAGTTAGTTGTTAG